ATCATCGATTGTTTAATTAGATACAGAAGTAAATAATCTTCAAATCCTTGTTAAAGAATATACATAACTAAATATGATATGCTTTTAATATTATAGATGTAAAAATTATTACGAATGTTAAGAATATGAATTATTAATTTAAATGAAGAACAAGCGCCAATCTATTAAAGATATTGCGAAAAAAATGGAAGTTTCAGTAACTACTGTTTCTTTTGTTTTAAACGGAAAAGCCGTAGAAAAAAAGATATCAAAAGCAGTCACCCAAAAGATAGTGGATTATGTTAAAAAAATAAATTATAAACCAAATCAAATTGCACAAAGTTTAAGAACGGGTAAGTCTAAGATTATTGTCTTCATGGTCGAGGATATTTCAAATTATTTTTTTGCTAAACTGGCAAGAATTATAGAAGATATAGCATACAAAAAGGGATATAAGGTGATCTTTTGTAGTAGTGAAAATAATGATGATAAATCTATAGAGCTTATAAATGTCTTTAAAGATAGACAAGTTGACGGGTATATTATCATACCTTCTCCTGGTATTAAGTCTAGCATAAAAGAACTTTTAGATGAAGGTATCCCAGTCATTCTTTTTGATAGATATTTTCCTGAATTAGATAGTAATTATTTAATAGTTAATAATAAAGAATCGTCTTACAACGCCACTAAACATCTTATAAATAATAAATTTAAAAGCATTGGTTTCATAACTACAGATGTCGAACAGACGCAAATGCTCGATAGATTAAAAGGGTATGAGGAAGCGATTACTGAAGCAGGATTGAAGAAATATGTTATAAGACTTCCACTAAAAAATTTGGACTTGACCAGTGGAGGTGGAGAGGAATTTATAAAAGAGTTTATGCAGAATACTCCTGAGTTGGATGCGATGTATTTTGCTACTAATTATTTGGCCTTAAGTGGTTTGCATGTTGTAAAGAAGTATTTCCCTAGACTTGTAAACGAATTAGGAATTCTTACTTTTGATGACCTTGATTTTTTTAAAATTTATACTCCAACAATTTCTGCAGTTTCCCAGCCTATTGATAAAATCGCTCAATCTCTCATGAACTTAATGCTGGTCTTACTTAAAAGCGATCAAAAACATGTTGCAAATACAAAAATTATATTAGAAACCAAGCTTGAAATAAGAAGTTCTTCCTTGTTAAAATAATTTATTCTTTGATGTTGGTAACCTCAAGATTATTTAATAATAAATCTTCATTTCTATAATTTTTTTATATTTTTGCTAAATCGTTTTACTAACATCATAAATCATCTCTATTAATGAAGAGTATAAGGGCTATTAGGAACTTATAATATCAAGTTAAAATGATTTTTTACTTAATTAAGTTAATTTTAATGATCGTAATTTATTTAAAGGGATCTTAATTTTATCAATCTATAATAGTATTAACAAGAATACGGTGAGTACTTGACTTTGGTAAAGATGAAGAATTCGCAATCAATGCCAATATTTTAATAGTTTGAAATTTTTAAGATAAAGGGAAATGAGAATGCCTGTTCTAATCAAAAGGATGGCAAGTTTGTTATATTTTTGATGTTCTTTAAATATTTGGAAATACAATTCTAGAGAAGAAATATCATTTTAGAATAATTATTTTTGATTGTGTTTCTACCATAAAATTACTTTGGTAGACTAAGTTTCATTGATCATGTCAATACTAATTGAATGAGAATTTTAAAGTTGTGTTGAAAGTAAGAAATGGGCTATTATTATGTGATAATATAATTAGTTAATTATAGAGCGTATTTTAATGAAGAATCGATGTGTTAAATGAAATTATGCTCATTAGGTATTACCATTTATGTTAGTATTTTTTGATAGCTAAATTGATTTATTAATAAGAAATATTTTTTAATGATTAAAACCGTTGGAGTTGATATAGGTGGAAGCCATATAACGAGTGCACTAGTAGATGATATTACTTCTAATATCGTTGCTGGAACTTAT
The nucleotide sequence above comes from Aureibaculum algae. Encoded proteins:
- a CDS encoding LacI family DNA-binding transcriptional regulator: MKNKRQSIKDIAKKMEVSVTTVSFVLNGKAVEKKISKAVTQKIVDYVKKINYKPNQIAQSLRTGKSKIIVFMVEDISNYFFAKLARIIEDIAYKKGYKVIFCSSENNDDKSIELINVFKDRQVDGYIIIPSPGIKSSIKELLDEGIPVILFDRYFPELDSNYLIVNNKESSYNATKHLINNKFKSIGFITTDVEQTQMLDRLKGYEEAITEAGLKKYVIRLPLKNLDLTSGGGEEFIKEFMQNTPELDAMYFATNYLALSGLHVVKKYFPRLVNELGILTFDDLDFFKIYTPTISAVSQPIDKIAQSLMNLMLVLLKSDQKHVANTKIILETKLEIRSSSLLK